Proteins encoded in a region of the Mucilaginibacter sabulilitoris genome:
- a CDS encoding SPW repeat domain-containing protein, with product MKLRFLSPTNHGIVDYAAAVALIGGPFILGLGSSNPAALWISVVTGITVIIVSIATRYRYGIFKLIPFGGHLALDLLVATAFMFVPYLFKLEGVDAAYFYINAVVVYLVVALTASETPEAHPGSSRF from the coding sequence ATGAAACTAAGATTTCTATCCCCGACCAATCACGGAATTGTTGATTATGCAGCAGCTGTTGCCTTAATTGGCGGACCGTTTATTTTAGGATTGGGTAGTAGTAACCCGGCGGCGTTGTGGATTTCCGTCGTTACCGGGATAACTGTCATTATTGTCAGTATCGCTACACGTTACCGATACGGAATTTTCAAACTGATACCATTTGGCGGGCACCTTGCGCTTGACCTTTTAGTAGCTACTGCCTTTATGTTTGTACCTTATCTTTTTAAATTGGAAGGCGTGGACGCTGCATATTTTTATATCAATGCAGTAGTGGTCTATCTGGTCGTAGCTTTAACTGCGAGTGAAACCCCTGAGGCACATCCGGGATCGTCCAGATTTTAA
- a CDS encoding peptide-methionine (S)-S-oxide reductase, with protein MMLEKIGFGGSCHWCTEAIFLSIKGVLNVDQGWISPKGNDAAFSEAVIVEFDRKVIGIHDLIGIHLHSHSCTSSHSMRSKYRSAVYLLNDQQELPVVNAIQDYQRDFDAPIITEVVPFGAFKLNSANYLNYYFKNPQKPFCENIVNPKLRELIARYSYLVDQEKVVHLL; from the coding sequence ATGATGCTAGAAAAGATCGGATTCGGCGGTAGCTGCCATTGGTGTACGGAGGCAATATTTCTGTCCATCAAAGGGGTTCTTAATGTTGATCAGGGTTGGATTTCGCCAAAGGGAAATGACGCTGCATTTTCTGAAGCTGTCATCGTCGAATTTGACAGGAAGGTAATCGGTATTCATGATCTGATCGGAATACACTTGCATTCGCATAGCTGCACTTCGAGTCATAGTATGCGATCCAAGTACAGGTCAGCCGTTTACCTGCTAAATGATCAGCAGGAATTACCGGTCGTTAATGCAATCCAGGATTATCAGCGAGACTTTGACGCTCCGATTATCACGGAGGTTGTACCCTTTGGGGCTTTTAAACTTAACTCCGCAAATTACCTGAATTATTATTTTAAGAACCCGCAAAAACCGTTCTGTGAAAATATTGTAAATCCCAAACTCCGGGAATTGATCGCGCGATACAGTTATCTGGTCGATCAGGAAAAAGTCGTACATCTTCTGTGA
- a CDS encoding Dps family protein encodes MKPNIGISPEHLAEITQTLSHILADEYVLYTKTRNAHWNVEGPDFHSMHIFFESQYNDIAEIIDTVAERIRILGHYAPATLKQFLELTHLTEQSREKNDSEGFIRELLNDHESIILHIRGHINRLAEKLKDAGTSDYLTGLTEYNEKTAWMLRSHLR; translated from the coding sequence ATGAAGCCTAACATTGGAATCAGCCCGGAACACCTGGCAGAGATCACCCAAACACTTTCACACATCCTTGCGGATGAGTATGTTTTATACACAAAGACCAGAAACGCCCACTGGAATGTAGAGGGTCCTGATTTTCACTCAATGCATATCTTTTTTGAATCACAATATAACGATATCGCGGAAATTATAGATACGGTTGCTGAACGCATAAGGATACTAGGTCATTACGCTCCGGCTACTTTGAAGCAGTTTCTAGAGCTTACGCACCTCACTGAACAGAGCAGGGAAAAAAACGACAGTGAAGGCTTTATCCGGGAGTTATTGAATGACCATGAAAGCATTATCCTCCATATACGCGGCCATATCAATCGTTTAGCAGAAAAATTAAAAGATGCCGGCACCAGTGACTATTTGACGGGGCTCACTGAATACAATGAAAAAACAGCATGGATGCTTCGATCACATCTAAGATAG
- a CDS encoding DUF1003 domain-containing protein — translation MEDLPDGATWHEQHKATCGFGERLADRVAAVMGSWRFIIAQTIVVGLWVTVNLIAYLSHWDPYPFILLNLLFSTQAAYAAPVIMMAQNRQSERDRIQAHDDYITNLEAKREIEELTIRLNLIETEKLNKIISMLEESRDQRKQ, via the coding sequence ATGGAAGACCTTCCTGATGGAGCGACGTGGCATGAACAGCACAAAGCCACCTGTGGATTTGGTGAGCGGCTTGCGGACCGTGTTGCTGCAGTTATGGGATCATGGCGATTTATAATTGCACAGACTATTGTCGTTGGCCTTTGGGTTACGGTCAATTTGATCGCATACCTTTCCCACTGGGATCCGTATCCTTTTATCCTGCTGAACCTGCTTTTTTCGACCCAGGCCGCTTATGCGGCTCCGGTAATTATGATGGCACAAAACAGGCAAAGTGAACGTGACCGCATACAGGCACACGATGACTACATCACGAACCTGGAAGCCAAACGTGAGATTGAAGAATTGACGATAAGGCTGAATTTGATCGAAACAGAGAAGCTGAATAAAATTATTAGTATGCTGGAAGAGTCCCGTGATCAAAGGAAACAATGA
- the trxB gene encoding thioredoxin-disulfide reductase: MSDEVEHVKCLIIGSGPAGYTAAIYTARADLKPVLYKGFLAGGQLINTTDVDNYPGYPDGVMGSEMMNNFHKQAERMGADLRDGFISKVDFSQRPYRVIANEEKTLLADSIIISTGAAPKWLGLESEQKYAGCGVSACATCDGFFFKGEDVAIVGAGDTAAEEAIHLAGLSKKVYMLVRKSEFKASKAMVHRLQALPNIDVMFNVEVKEVVGNGIAVDGVRIFNSVTMEESKLPVTGFFVAIGHQPNTAIFKEWIDMDESGYIKTIGRSTKTNKPGIFCCGDAQDPVYRQAVTAAGSGCMAALDCERHLSGIEHTENTK, encoded by the coding sequence ATGTCGGATGAAGTTGAACACGTTAAATGCCTGATCATTGGATCAGGGCCAGCAGGGTACACGGCGGCGATATATACTGCCCGTGCCGATCTCAAGCCTGTTTTGTACAAGGGGTTTCTCGCAGGGGGACAACTAATAAATACGACCGATGTAGATAATTATCCGGGTTACCCGGATGGAGTAATGGGATCGGAGATGATGAACAACTTTCATAAACAGGCTGAACGGATGGGTGCTGATCTGCGGGATGGGTTTATCAGTAAGGTGGATTTCTCGCAACGCCCCTATCGTGTTATCGCCAATGAGGAAAAAACGTTACTGGCTGATTCGATCATTATTTCTACAGGCGCGGCTCCAAAATGGCTTGGCCTGGAATCTGAACAAAAATATGCCGGCTGTGGCGTTTCGGCTTGTGCTACTTGCGATGGATTTTTCTTTAAAGGAGAAGATGTGGCCATAGTGGGTGCCGGCGATACTGCCGCCGAGGAAGCCATCCACTTAGCAGGCTTGTCTAAAAAAGTCTATATGCTGGTGCGTAAGAGTGAATTTAAGGCGTCAAAGGCTATGGTTCACCGATTGCAGGCGTTACCCAATATCGACGTCATGTTTAATGTCGAAGTAAAAGAGGTGGTGGGTAATGGTATTGCCGTCGACGGGGTCAGAATCTTCAATTCGGTAACGATGGAAGAATCAAAACTTCCGGTGACCGGCTTCTTCGTTGCTATAGGTCACCAGCCTAATACAGCCATTTTTAAAGAATGGATCGACATGGATGAATCAGGCTATATTAAGACTATTGGCCGTTCGACAAAAACCAATAAGCCCGGAATTTTTTGTTGCGGAGATGCCCAGGACCCTGTTTACAGACAGGCCGTCACGGCGGCAGGTAGTGGCTGTATGGCCGCACTGGACTGTGAGCGTCATCTTTCAGGCATTGAACACACCGAAAATACAAAGTAG
- a CDS encoding DUF427 domain-containing protein: MKAIWNKEIIAESDNAIMNEGYYYFPTDAVRMDLLIPSRETSSCYLKGTANYFHIKVGRKKLTNGAWQYHDPSDAAKVVRNKIAFDDEIEIAD, from the coding sequence ATGAAGGCGATCTGGAATAAAGAGATTATTGCCGAAAGCGATAATGCAATAATGAACGAAGGGTATTATTATTTCCCGACTGATGCAGTTCGTATGGATCTGTTAATACCTTCCCGTGAAACTTCAAGCTGCTATCTTAAGGGGACTGCCAATTATTTTCACATTAAAGTTGGCCGGAAAAAGCTAACAAACGGGGCGTGGCAATATCACGATCCGAGCGATGCTGCGAAGGTGGTTAGGAACAAGATTGCCTTCGATGATGAAATTGAAATAGCAGATTGA
- a CDS encoding efflux RND transporter permease subunit, which yields MLKSFINKPVLATVISLLLVILGTIGLSKLPLQQFPDIAPPTVVVTAHYPGANAETILRSVAPPLEESINGVEGITYINSTASNDGSLTINVFFKLGTNPDQAAVNVQNRVSQATSQLPAEVVQQGIVTAKQQNSLIMATGLYTEDVGKYDEVFLNNYASINIIPDIKRIPGVGLAQIFGGGKDYSMRIWLKPAQMETYHLTAADVTTAIQDKSLEAAPGRFGDRTDEPFEYVIKYKGKLNKPTEYENIPVKANPDGSILRLKDVARVEFGSYDYSNIQRLNGHVGVGIIVVQLAGSNSNQIQIEVNKLMERASKKFPKGIKFKTFYSTKSALDASIDQVVHTLVEAFILVFLVVFLFLQDFRSTLIPAIAVPVAIVGTFFFMYVFGFTINLLTLFALVLAIGIVVDDAIVVVEAVHAKMETKNLEPGEATIEAMQEITGAIISITLVMSAVFLPVGLMDGSTGLFYRQFAFTMAIAIVISSVNALTLSPALAALFLRNKYDVEDPGKKTTYKERFFAGFNTKFNQISGIYMYLLKFLMTRKWMVITGLMIIVAFTIYLLRTTPSGFIPTEDQNFVAVAVSMPSGTSLKRTQDVMIEAEKKLKALAPSEFVIVIPGYNLLTSTTSPSSASAFINLKKVKDRGEVSELGAVLGMYQRTLSTIKGGVFFAFTFPTVPGFSNVEALDVVLQDRSGGSLNQFSGVANNFIGELNKQAAVGAAFTTFRADYPQYQIEIDDDRAAQLGVNVRDVLQTMAAYFGNVQASDFNRFGKYYKVVLQAEAKDKSNIDALNNAYVRNKLGDMVPVNSLIKLNRVFGSETASRYNLFNSISLNVIPKPGHSSGEAIQAVRDVAAKLLPENFAYEFSGQTREEIASSGASVIVFGLCLVFVYLLLCAQYESYILPFAVILSIPIGVFGVFSMINLRHIDNNIYVQVALVMLIGLLAKNAILIVEFAVQRRRSGETLIDAALDAAKQRLRPIIMTSLAFIFGLFPMSIATGPSAQGNHSISYAAVGGMIAGVSLGIIVVPVLFVIFQTFQEKISKKKPKKTNNKFRVLPGANPINLS from the coding sequence ATGCTAAAAAGCTTTATCAATAAACCGGTACTGGCGACCGTTATATCTCTTTTGCTGGTCATACTCGGAACAATTGGGTTGTCCAAGTTGCCGTTACAGCAATTTCCGGATATTGCTCCCCCGACAGTCGTGGTCACCGCACATTATCCCGGCGCTAATGCGGAAACTATACTTCGATCGGTGGCACCTCCGCTCGAAGAATCTATTAATGGCGTTGAAGGGATTACTTACATTAACTCGACAGCGAGTAACGATGGTTCACTAACCATCAACGTTTTCTTTAAATTAGGAACAAATCCCGATCAGGCGGCGGTTAACGTACAAAACCGCGTCAGCCAGGCTACGAGTCAGTTACCCGCTGAGGTTGTTCAACAAGGTATAGTCACTGCTAAACAGCAGAATAGCCTCATCATGGCAACTGGTCTTTACACGGAAGACGTGGGAAAATATGATGAGGTCTTTCTAAATAATTATGCCTCGATCAATATCATTCCTGATATCAAACGGATTCCAGGTGTCGGCTTAGCACAGATATTTGGCGGCGGAAAAGACTATTCCATGAGGATCTGGTTAAAACCAGCTCAAATGGAAACTTACCATCTTACCGCGGCTGATGTTACAACTGCAATACAAGATAAAAGTCTGGAGGCCGCGCCGGGGCGTTTTGGGGATCGTACTGATGAGCCATTTGAATATGTGATCAAATATAAGGGCAAACTGAATAAACCGACGGAATATGAAAATATTCCGGTAAAGGCAAATCCGGACGGGTCCATTTTGAGGTTGAAAGATGTTGCCAGAGTGGAGTTCGGTTCTTATGATTATTCTAATATTCAACGGTTAAACGGACATGTCGGAGTCGGGATCATCGTCGTGCAACTGGCCGGCTCGAATTCAAACCAAATCCAGATTGAGGTAAATAAGTTGATGGAAAGGGCATCAAAAAAATTTCCCAAAGGCATAAAATTTAAGACTTTCTATAGCACAAAAAGTGCGCTTGATGCCTCAATCGATCAGGTTGTTCACACATTGGTGGAAGCCTTCATATTGGTGTTTCTTGTAGTCTTTTTATTTCTTCAGGATTTCCGGTCAACGCTGATACCTGCGATCGCCGTGCCCGTTGCCATCGTAGGCACTTTCTTCTTTATGTATGTGTTTGGTTTTACAATAAACCTGCTTACTTTATTTGCACTCGTGCTCGCTATCGGTATTGTTGTTGATGACGCGATCGTTGTTGTTGAAGCTGTCCATGCAAAAATGGAAACAAAAAACCTTGAGCCTGGTGAAGCTACGATCGAAGCAATGCAAGAAATAACCGGTGCGATCATTTCCATCACACTGGTAATGTCGGCCGTATTCCTACCTGTCGGCTTAATGGACGGGTCAACCGGATTATTTTACCGGCAGTTCGCCTTTACCATGGCGATCGCTATTGTTATTTCGTCCGTTAATGCGTTAACCCTAAGTCCTGCTTTAGCAGCCTTATTCCTGAGAAATAAATATGATGTTGAGGATCCCGGGAAGAAAACAACCTATAAGGAGCGGTTCTTCGCAGGTTTTAATACAAAATTTAACCAGATCAGCGGCATATACATGTACCTCCTGAAATTTCTAATGACAAGAAAATGGATGGTCATAACAGGTCTGATGATAATCGTCGCATTTACTATCTATTTGCTCAGAACGACACCAAGCGGATTTATTCCGACCGAGGATCAGAATTTCGTCGCGGTAGCAGTCAGTATGCCTTCGGGAACGTCATTAAAAAGAACGCAGGATGTGATGATAGAGGCCGAGAAAAAATTAAAGGCCCTTGCTCCAAGCGAGTTTGTCATCGTTATTCCAGGGTATAATTTACTTACCTCAACGACAAGCCCGTCTTCTGCATCAGCGTTTATTAATCTGAAAAAAGTTAAGGATCGAGGAGAAGTAAGTGAGCTCGGGGCGGTACTTGGTATGTATCAGCGTACGCTGTCCACTATAAAAGGGGGGGTGTTCTTCGCTTTTACATTCCCGACTGTTCCGGGCTTCAGTAACGTAGAAGCATTAGATGTCGTTCTTCAGGACAGATCCGGCGGGTCGCTAAATCAGTTCTCGGGCGTTGCGAATAATTTTATTGGAGAATTAAATAAACAAGCCGCGGTTGGCGCCGCATTTACAACGTTTCGTGCCGATTATCCGCAGTACCAAATAGAAATAGACGATGATAGGGCAGCCCAGCTAGGTGTTAACGTACGAGATGTGTTACAAACAATGGCGGCTTACTTCGGCAACGTCCAGGCATCCGACTTTAACCGTTTTGGTAAATATTACAAAGTTGTATTACAAGCCGAAGCGAAGGATAAGTCAAATATAGACGCCTTAAATAATGCTTATGTAAGAAACAAGCTCGGCGATATGGTGCCCGTAAATTCATTGATTAAGCTTAACCGCGTATTTGGATCGGAAACCGCATCTCGTTATAATTTGTTTAATTCGATATCATTGAATGTGATTCCGAAGCCGGGACATAGTTCGGGCGAGGCTATTCAAGCCGTAAGGGATGTTGCCGCGAAATTACTTCCTGAGAACTTTGCTTATGAGTTTTCAGGTCAGACAAGAGAAGAGATCGCATCCAGTGGTGCTTCTGTAATAGTCTTCGGGTTATGCCTCGTCTTTGTTTACCTTTTGCTTTGTGCGCAATACGAAAGCTATATATTACCTTTTGCGGTTATTCTTTCGATACCAATCGGCGTTTTTGGTGTATTTTCCATGATCAACCTAAGACATATTGACAACAATATCTATGTCCAGGTTGCCTTGGTGATGCTCATCGGGTTACTTGCAAAAAATGCGATCTTAATCGTCGAATTTGCTGTACAGCGCCGCCGTTCAGGTGAGACACTGATTGATGCGGCTCTTGACGCGGCCAAACAACGGTTACGTCCGATCATCATGACTTCACTCGCATTCATTTTTGGCCTTTTTCCTATGAGTATCGCGACGGGTCCTTCAGCCCAGGGTAATCATTCTATCAGCTACGCGGCTGTAGGGGGAATGATTGCCGGAGTTTCATTGGGGATTATCGTTGTTCCTGTTCTTTTCGTCATTTTCCAAACGTTCCAGGAGAAAATAAGTAAGAAAAAACCAAAGAAAACGAATAATAAATTTCGTGTATTACCGGGCGCAAACCCAATAAATCTTTCTTAA
- a CDS encoding efflux transporter outer membrane subunit → MKNIKFYFTVMAALTFYISSCKVSKDIGVSATHVPANYKDTGIDSTSIAKVPWKDFFEEPPLQVLIDSAIVHNNDLLIAVKNMDAASLILGQAKLGNLPTLGIQATANTSRPSDNSLNGLSLSAFNYQSKHIEDYNLSAYLTWEADLWGKIRSQKAAAFATFLKSDQAKRAVQTQLVSQVAKGYYNLILLDKQLHISHENVRLYDSTLSIIKLQFNAGQVSSLAVQQAEAQKMLAEVLVPQFEQAISIQENALSILTGAFPRQIARATVPFRLSENTYIDVGLPAALLSNRPDVKASELEIAEENGKFGYAKANMYPSLSISAQGGLDAIKASNWFNIPASLFGMVTGGLIQPIFAQRKLKTAYEVEKIRREQAVIRFRQTFLVAVGEVSDNITKLNKTSQQLSISENRVEILRTAISNSQQLFKNGLANYLEVLTAQGNLLQGELELASQQNSIRSARIDLYRAVGGGWQ, encoded by the coding sequence ATGAAGAATATTAAGTTTTATTTCACCGTCATGGCCGCGTTGACTTTTTACATATCGTCATGCAAAGTATCCAAAGATATCGGCGTTTCAGCGACGCATGTTCCTGCCAATTATAAAGACACCGGAATTGATTCAACCAGTATCGCTAAAGTACCCTGGAAGGATTTTTTTGAAGAACCACCGCTACAGGTACTGATTGACTCTGCTATCGTGCATAATAATGACTTGCTGATCGCCGTAAAAAATATGGATGCTGCTTCGCTGATACTAGGTCAGGCGAAGCTGGGAAATTTACCTACGCTGGGCATTCAGGCTACGGCAAATACGAGCCGGCCGTCTGATAACAGCCTGAACGGACTAAGCCTTTCTGCGTTTAATTACCAATCCAAACATATTGAAGATTATAACCTTTCCGCTTATTTAACTTGGGAGGCTGATCTTTGGGGTAAAATAAGAAGTCAGAAAGCAGCAGCGTTTGCCACGTTCTTAAAATCAGATCAGGCAAAGCGGGCGGTTCAGACACAGCTTGTCAGTCAGGTCGCCAAAGGGTATTATAACCTTATTTTGCTGGATAAACAATTGCATATTTCCCATGAAAATGTAAGGTTATATGATAGCACGCTGAGCATTATCAAACTGCAATTTAATGCCGGACAGGTTAGCTCTCTTGCGGTGCAGCAGGCAGAAGCCCAGAAAATGTTAGCCGAGGTGCTCGTGCCGCAATTTGAACAGGCAATTTCGATTCAGGAAAATGCCCTTAGTATTTTGACCGGAGCATTTCCCCGGCAAATAGCCCGTGCAACAGTTCCCTTCCGGCTGTCTGAAAACACCTATATAGATGTCGGTTTACCAGCGGCATTACTAAGTAATAGACCGGATGTCAAAGCATCTGAGCTTGAAATCGCTGAAGAAAATGGAAAGTTCGGTTATGCCAAGGCAAATATGTATCCTTCGTTGTCAATAAGTGCCCAGGGAGGGCTAGACGCGATAAAAGCAAGCAATTGGTTTAATATACCCGCTTCGCTTTTTGGAATGGTTACCGGCGGCCTTATACAACCAATCTTTGCGCAAAGAAAATTGAAAACAGCATACGAAGTAGAGAAAATCCGACGTGAACAGGCTGTAATTCGTTTCCGGCAAACATTTCTTGTAGCTGTCGGAGAAGTTTCAGATAATATCACGAAGCTCAATAAAACGAGTCAGCAATTATCGATATCCGAAAACCGGGTCGAGATATTACGTACAGCAATCTCAAATTCACAGCAACTTTTCAAAAATGGCCTGGCAAACTATCTGGAGGTACTTACTGCCCAGGGAAATCTGTTGCAAGGCGAGCTTGAGCTCGCCAGTCAGCAAAATTCAATCCGTTCAGCCCGTATCGATCTTTATCGCGCCGTGGGTGGCGGTTGGCAATAA
- a CDS encoding efflux RND transporter periplasmic adaptor subunit, with protein MAYLTKNQHKILIIALVILSGCSSKPTPSAMPAPVVPVLTLAPVSLLTHQLYPASIEAKDEVEIRPQVSGILEKIHVDEGAYVMAGQPLFEIDQRPFQAALSNATATLHAAEGTASNARLEVEKLTPLVNNKVISDFQLKTATTAVQVAEANTEEAKANIRTAQINLAYTIIKAPVSGYISRLLRKRGSLVGPGDAESLTSISDVHEIHVYFSLSENDFTIFKNRYAGNTLSEKIKKVPQVSLVLSDNSEYPLKGKIDIINGRFDKNTAAITLRAVFANPQGILRAGNTGKIQLDLPYNDALSIPQSATVELQDKIFVFLLTDSNKVLKQAIHVASRENKNYLVDNGLKPGDKIITDGIITLQDGMVVQPETAKATTSASSKN; from the coding sequence ATGGCCTATTTAACCAAAAACCAACACAAGATCTTAATTATCGCCTTAGTGATACTTTCAGGTTGTTCATCAAAACCAACGCCGTCGGCGATGCCTGCGCCTGTTGTACCTGTACTTACGCTGGCGCCGGTTTCCCTTCTTACTCACCAGCTTTATCCTGCGTCCATCGAAGCTAAAGACGAAGTCGAAATAAGACCACAGGTAAGCGGCATACTGGAAAAAATTCACGTTGATGAAGGTGCGTATGTAATGGCGGGGCAACCCCTTTTTGAGATAGATCAAAGACCATTTCAAGCTGCCTTAAGCAATGCGACCGCGACCCTGCATGCCGCCGAGGGTACCGCATCAAATGCCCGATTGGAAGTTGAGAAACTAACGCCGTTGGTTAACAATAAAGTCATATCCGATTTTCAATTAAAGACTGCGACTACCGCTGTGCAAGTAGCTGAAGCTAATACTGAAGAAGCTAAAGCCAATATAAGGACTGCTCAGATCAACCTGGCTTATACGATTATCAAGGCGCCTGTTAGTGGTTATATAAGTAGATTATTGCGAAAACGGGGCAGCCTTGTTGGTCCTGGTGATGCGGAGTCGCTGACAAGTATATCTGATGTCCATGAGATCCATGTCTATTTTTCATTGTCAGAAAATGACTTCACCATTTTTAAAAACAGGTATGCAGGTAATACGCTCAGTGAGAAAATCAAAAAGGTTCCGCAAGTTTCATTGGTGTTAAGTGATAATTCCGAGTACCCCTTAAAGGGAAAGATTGACATCATCAATGGACGTTTTGACAAAAACACCGCGGCTATCACCTTACGCGCCGTTTTTGCAAATCCTCAAGGAATATTACGGGCAGGCAATACCGGTAAGATTCAGCTTGATTTGCCATATAATGACGCCTTATCCATTCCTCAGTCCGCTACCGTCGAATTGCAAGACAAGATATTTGTTTTTTTACTTACCGATAGTAATAAGGTTCTGAAACAGGCTATTCATGTAGCGAGCCGTGAAAATAAAAATTACCTGGTTGACAACGGATTAAAGCCGGGCGATAAGATCATAACGGATGGCATTATTACGCTGCAAGACGGTATGGTTGTTCAGCCCGAAACGGCTAAAGCAACAACATCCGCCTCATCCAAAAATTAA
- a CDS encoding peptide-methionine (S)-S-oxide reductase produces MNTSEIIFGGGRFWCTQAIFRQVIGVNNVESGYSHYASEGGDDQDVSEHGYSEVVRITYDPQQITLADIIRIHLRTHNPTTELGVHDAAGQQFRSVIFFNNEEERKIIVEIIAEMQSSYEHLIITEILPSHPFEIASADDQDYYKKNTDAPYCRAVIDFKLQKFKAHFAGYLK; encoded by the coding sequence ATGAATACCAGTGAAATTATCTTTGGTGGCGGACGTTTTTGGTGTACACAGGCCATATTCAGGCAAGTAATTGGCGTGAATAATGTTGAAAGCGGTTATAGTCATTATGCTTCTGAAGGCGGCGACGACCAAGACGTATCGGAGCATGGATACAGTGAAGTAGTAAGAATAACTTATGATCCTCAGCAAATCACTTTGGCTGATATCATACGGATACATTTGCGAACGCACAATCCGACAACGGAATTAGGGGTACATGATGCTGCTGGCCAACAATTTCGGAGCGTGATCTTTTTCAACAATGAAGAGGAAAGAAAAATAATTGTTGAGATCATTGCTGAAATGCAGTCGTCTTATGAACATTTGATCATTACTGAGATACTGCCGTCACATCCGTTTGAAATAGCATCTGCGGATGATCAGGATTATTATAAAAAGAATACTGATGCTCCTTATTGCCGGGCAGTAATTGATTTCAAATTGCAGAAGTTTAAAGCGCATTTCGCGGGCTATTTAAAATAA
- a CDS encoding response regulator has product MSKKRILIIEDDPDVLEMMYMVLTEDGYNVVPSRDYWPLRDIKSLMPDLILIDNWLAESDNKNICKKLKEGHDTKNIPIILVSGDPRVQQMALESHANAFLSKPFDIAELVAIARTWTGRAIDL; this is encoded by the coding sequence ATGTCAAAAAAGCGCATTCTGATAATTGAAGACGATCCAGATGTACTAGAGATGATGTATATGGTTTTGACGGAGGACGGTTACAATGTCGTTCCGTCGAGGGATTACTGGCCACTCAGGGATATCAAATCGTTAATGCCGGATCTGATATTAATTGATAACTGGCTCGCCGAAAGCGATAACAAAAATATCTGTAAAAAGCTCAAGGAAGGTCATGATACCAAAAATATACCGATTATTTTAGTTTCCGGTGACCCCAGGGTGCAACAAATGGCTTTGGAAAGCCACGCCAATGCTTTTCTGAGTAAACCCTTTGATATCGCTGAACTTGTTGCGATTGCCCGAACCTGGACCGGTCGCGCCATCGATTTATAG